A DNA window from Aspergillus nidulans FGSC A4 chromosome I contains the following coding sequences:
- a CDS encoding uncharacterized protein (transcript_id=CADANIAT00007194), translating into MDPWLGITARSSRLFLEGPCAPSIVGISYYALVGQAQAQSSDFRLIFALCLLGGLLVNRRAWPDWLYSLFLASSGRLLPAFRTISLDASLLFLNLNVRREPRATDSVTDTPSSTLTNATSPIETPTEDSRVDWTSSGGYTTSITSQTLDHQSGLDGTHSTTLTHSALTTSTSATPTSEPTSLISSVPDDESSGPPYALIFGLLFGILGLIALIALIIIIIRRRRRSNQVSDTDSLQGDRASTNSRTGLRRDFRSQMSYLADASPTSSGLFNFQPGAAHDSDKQHQAPPYSDPFSNTEAVPDGGIRTAPTNRDYEDRPHIHSTEPQAANRDSFHSGTSLGSTLVLPGRSSMGSEYQGTNLPSPTAPSGTSMGSTLILPGRSSMGSDSQGPNLLFPKPPNSSSYTYQRTVVRIDGVGSLDPDKSQTVVSRRSSGTIPAGLS; encoded by the exons ATGGACCCATGGCTAGGTATTACTGCACGGTCATCGAGACTGTTCCTCGAGGGTCCATGCGCACCGAGCATCGTGGGGATTAGTTATTATGCCTTAGTCGGCCAGGCTCAGGCCCAGTCTTCTGACTTCCGGCtcatcttcgctctctgCCTCCTGGGAGGACTGCTGGTGAACCGTCGAGCATGGCCTGACTGGCTTTACAGCCTCTTTCTCGCCTCATCTGGCCGTCTTCTACCCGCCTTTCGTACTATATCGCTGGACGCATCACTCCTTTTCCTAAATCTCAAT GTACGACGAGAACCAAGAGCAACTGATTCTGTAACCGACACTCCTTCATCTACTTTGACCAACGCAACATCCCCTATTGAAACGCCAACTGAGGACTCACGAGTTGATTGGACCTCTTCTGGCGGGTATACGACGTCTATAACCAGCCAGACCCTGGACCACCAGTCAGGGCTGGACGGCACACACAGCACTACGCTTACACACTCTGCTCTCACTACATCCACTTCCGCAACTCCAACAAGCGAACCTACATCGCTCATTTCATCCGTGCCGGACGATGAGTCCTCCGGTCCTCCATACGCTCTCATATTCGGCCTTCTCTTCGGCATCCTGGGGCTCATAGCCCTTATTGCTCTAATAATAATCATCatacgccgccgccgccggtCCAATCAAGTGTCAGATACGGATAGCCTGCAGGGTGACCGCGCGTCCACCAACTCAAGGACAGGTCTACGGCGCGACTTCCGGTCCCAGATGTCATATCTCGCCGATGCATCACCGACTTCATCCGGTCTCTTTAACTTCCAACCAGGTGCTGCCCATGATTCTGACAAGCAGCACCAAGCCCCACCCTATTCAGATCCGTTTTCAAATACAGAAGCAGTGCCTGACGGAGGCATACGGACTGCACCCACAAATAGGGATTACGAGGATCGGCCACATATACACTCTACAGAACCCCAAGCAGCTAACAGGGACTCATTCCACAGCGGCACAAGCCTTGGCAGCACTCTCGTTCTTCCGGGGCGAAGCAGCATGGGGAGTGAATACCAAGGAACGAATCTCCCCTCCCCGACTGCGCCCAGCGGGACCAGCATGGGCAGCACCCTTATTCTTCCCGGCAGAAGCAGCATGGGAAGTGATAGTCAAGGGCCAAACCTTCTTTTTCCCAAGCCGCCCAACAGTTCATCCTATACATACCAGAGAACTGTTGTTCGGATAGATGGGGTTGGGTCACTTGACCCGGACAAGTCGCAAACTGTGGTTTCTAGAAGAAGTTCGGGGACTATACCGGCAGGGCTTTCATAG
- a CDS encoding FAD-binding oxidoreductase (transcript_id=CADANIAT00007195), whose protein sequence is MPFMDYSLVQELRQQLAGTQAEITSLGSADYTESIRSWSDACKSDAGAVVHATCTSEVCLVVTFARDHHVEFVVKGGGYSTSGESATQGGIVISLDRMRGVSVDPKTQMVRVQGGARWDDVNRATAPYGLAVVGATASQTGVGGSTLGGGYGWLTGRYGLIVDSLLRATVVLANGSVLEASDEAHRDLFWAIRGAGQAFGAVTELEFRAHRLPDQVFGGLLYFKASKLFKVIDFANWFHEQQDEDSGLFFGFRAAPKSADESVIMAVLFYNGCQERATTFFAPLLALDPVINHTGMMPYWQLARQANVRFDRRRSRKSGGGTKLRFPPDKDLIPVLWRDFDQVMQEFPQMGDSVLAIELLPFSKLMSVPVEATACANRDHLYNVGLLLCWQDPRLDVFIDRYRQATLAKIQNSQYWAQVAGGGVAAYPNYAGHDFAARYLFGPNLPRLQQLKKIYDPYNAFRKWQDLLSSPA, encoded by the exons ATGCCGTTCATGGACTATAGTCTGGTTCAGGAGTTgaggcagcagctggccGGCACCCAGGCGGAGATCACCTCCCTTGGCTCTGCAGACTATACCGAGAGCATTCGGTCGTGGAGTGATGCCTGCAAGAGCGATGCG GGAGCCGTCGTCCACGCCACCTGCACTAGTGAGGTCTGCCTGGTCGTCACATTTGCGCGGGATCACCATGTCGAATTTGTCGTCAAGGGCGGGGGGTACTCGACCAGCGGCGAGTCCGCAACTCAGGGAGGCATCGTGATCAGCCTAGACCGCATGCGCGGGGTCTCGGTCGATCCCAAGACCCAGATGGTGCGCGTACAAGGGGGTGCGCGCTGGGACGACGTCAACAGGGCGACTGCGCCCTACGGGCTCGCCGTGGTGGGGGCGACAGCCAGCCAGACGGGTGTAGGCGGCTCGACGCTGGGGGGAGGGTACGGCTGGCTCACAGGGCGATACGGGCTGATCGTCGACAGTCTGCTGCGCGCAACGGTGGTGCTCGCTAACGGCAGCGTCCTCGAAGCATCGGACGAGGCCCATCGAGACCTCTTCTGGGCGATCCGCGGTGCAGGCCAGGCATTTGGCGCGGTGACCGAGCTGGAGTTCCGGGCACATAGGCTGCCGGACCAGGTGTTTGGCGGGCTGCTCTACTTCAAAGCCAGCAAGCTGTTCAAGGTCATCGACTTCGCCAACTGGTTCCACGAGCAGCAGGACGAGGACAGCGGCCTCTTCTTTGGGTTCAGGGCCGCGCCAAAGTCTGCAGACGAATCGGTGATCATGGCCGTGCTCTTCTACAACGGGTGCCAGGAACGGGCGACGACCTTCTTTGCGCCCCTGCTCGCCCTGGACCCGGTCATCAACCACACAGGCATGATGCCCTACTGGCAACTGGCGCGTCAGGCCAACGTCCGGTTCGACCGTCGCCGCAGTCGAAAGAGCGGCGGTGGCACCAAGCTGCGCTTCCCACCAGACAAGGACCTTATCCCCGTGCTCTGGCGCGACTTTGACCAGGTCATGCAGGAGTTTCCACAGATGGGGGACAGCGTGCTCGCCATCGAGCTGCTGCCTTTCTCCAAACTGATGAGCGTCCCGGTGGAAGCGACTGCGTGCGCGAATCGAGACCACCTCTACAACGTCGgtctgctgctgtgctggcAGGATCCGCGCCTCGACGTCTTCATTGATCGATACCGACAGGCTACGCTGGCCAAGATCCAGAACTCGCAATACTGGGCCCAGGTTGCTGGTGGAGGTGTGGCCGCGTATCCAAATTATGCAG GGCACGATTTCGCTGCCAGGTACCTCTTTGGACCCAACCTGCCTCGACTGcagcagctgaagaagatctACGACCCATACAATGCATTCCGTAAGTGGCAGGACCTACTCTCCTCTCCCGCTTGA
- a CDS encoding uncharacterized protein (transcript_id=CADANIAT00007196): MEACVHENEPLRLRLSCLDRDAPKTALRTSSLAVPTEESPLIASSQPVSPSCCICLDTVRPDDLVHSIPCRHVFHAGCLEFWYLYENDNCPLCQRPLLPQAAGGGNGGDPGGRV, encoded by the exons ATGGAGGCGTGCGTCCATGAAAACGAGCCTTTGCGGCTCAGGCTCTCTTGTCTAGACCGGGACGCCCCGAAGACTGCGCTGCGCACTAGCTCGCTGGCGGTACCGACCGAGGAGTCGCCCCTGATTGCCTCGAGTCAACCTGTCTCGCCTTCCTG ctgcatttGTCTAGATACCGTCCGTCCTGACGACCTGGTGCACTCGATCCCGTGCCGCCATGTGTTCCACGCCGGGTGTCTTGAGTTCTGGTACCTGTACGAGAACGACAACTGCCCCCTATGCCAGAGGCCGCTGTTGCCACaggctgctggcggcggcaacgGCGGCGACCCTGGGGGGAGGGTATAA
- a CDS encoding protein cffA (transcript_id=CADANIAT00007197) encodes MDSDKLTFRRALHNPHVSETAKEHARQSLQDLNEDEARREMQEEAGQHVPYHRQHRRYETRHASADQPMPPQERINAARGYKAALHNPLVSEEGKEHARRMLLEMDDQEAREELYGEKPKSPTRVAAGLKAVTHNRRLSDSTRYTAAQKLREMGYAQEEEQR; translated from the exons ATGGATTCTGACAAGCTGACCTTCCGCAGAGCACTGCACAACCCGCACGTCTCCGAGACGGCCAAAGAACACGCGCGGCAGTCACTCCAGGACCTGAACGAAGACGAAGCACGAAGAGAGATGCAGGAAGAAGCCGGACAGCACGTGCCTTACCACCGCCAGCATAGACGCTACGAGACACGACATGCATCGGCAGACCAGCCGATGCCGCCCCAGGAGCGCATTAATGCGGCGCGCGGATACAAGGC GGCGCTCCATAACCCGCTCGTCTcggaagaagggaaagagcATGCCCGGCGCATGCTTCTGGAGATGGACGACCAAGAGGCCCGGGAGGAGTTGTACGGGGAGAAGCCCAAGAGCCCAACCAGAGTCGCGGCGGGACTGAAAGC CGTGACGCACAACCGACGTCTAAGTGATTCGACGCGGTACACGGCCGCTCAGAAACTGCGCGAGATGGGGTATgcccaggaagaagagcagagATAG
- a CDS encoding protein pdkA (transcript_id=CADANIAT00007198): MRAKCLAAWLTSTTTPPSISLHHPWIASIFALPGARGVLNHAGGGWQLQESSSSPSSCSPPFFVSESWTMVIKKAEMKQSAVLTRDFKDIRRSDGAAVGGKNASLGELVNALVPQGVAIPSGFALTAQAYWEFVRTNGIRENIARLLAGWQAGRATLPETGDAIRKRFLWGGWPPDVEEAIRAAYRRLAASERENTRDGRDGHDGHDGNGDGDGAFDVDVAVRSSATAEDLPDASFAGQLDSFLNVRGEEAVLQACQRCYASLFTDRAISYRQTMGFDQVSIALSVGVQRMVRSDIGGAGVLFSLDPDSGFNQVVLINAAWGLGENVVQGTVTPDEYHVFKPLLLADPGLTPIIDQRCGEKAMKMIYTQGRHGEEGKGCTRNVPTSKAEREAMVLSPREILQLARWGCLIEQHYGRPMDMEWARDGLTGQLFIVQARPETVHSRRRDLDVFQRHKLVGPRGRELVRGLSVGDAAVSGRVCLIETADEISQFVPGSVLVTGATDPDWVPIMKQAAAIVTDHGGRTSHAAIISRELGLPAVVGAGRATYMLHSDQEVTVSCAEGDAGFVYEGLSEIRTETIDLSSLAFPSPSPSSHSTQVMLNMANPAAAYRWWRLPASGIGLARMEFVVSNSIQVHPMALVHFDELRDPAAKDQIARLTAGYRDKPAYFVDRLAHGFAALCAAVYPRPAILRLSDFKTNEYAGLIGGSQFEPREENPMLGLRGASRYYSPRYREAFALECRAIKQLRQTIGFTNAIVMIPFCRTVDEARRVLALMAENGLVRGQDGLQVYMMCEIPSNVILAADFAEYFDGFSIGSNDLTQLTLGVDRDAEELAHLFSEQDRAVRWMIAEVIMVCRKKGCKIGLCGQAPSDRPEFARFLVQAGIDSISVSPDSFVAVARNVQAALSSGESPA, encoded by the exons ATGCGGGCGAAGTGCCTGGCTGCGTGGCTGACATCAACGACCACACCACCCTCCATCAGCCTCCACCACCCATGGATAGCTTCAATCTTTGCACTCCCTGGAGCGCGTGGTGTGCTCAATCATGCGGGCGGCGGCTGGCAATTGCAAgagtcatcatcatcaccatcatcatgcaGCCCACCATTCTTCGTTTCAGAGTCATGGACCATG GTCATaaagaaggccgagatgaAGCAAAGCGCAGTTCTGACTCGTGATTTCAAAGACATCCGCCGCAGCGACGGGGCCGCGGTGGGTGGCAAGAACGCCTCTCTGGGCGAGCTGGTTAACGCGCTTGTGCCGCAGGGCGTCGCCATCCCGTCCGGCTTTGCCCTCACTGCGCAGGCATACTGGGAGTTTGTGCGAACCAATGGGATCCGCGAGAACATTGCGCGCCTGCTCGCGGGGTGGCAGGCGGGCAGGGCGACCCTGCCCGAGACCGGGGACGCAATCCGAAAGCGCTTCCTCTGGGGGGGATGGCCCCCTGATGTGGAGGAGGCCATCAGGGCTGCGTACCGACGGCTTGCTGCGTCGGAGCGCGAGAACACTCGCGATGGCCGTGATGGCcatgatggccatgatggcaatggcgatggcgacggcgCCTTCGACGTCGACGTCGCAGTGCGGTCGAGCGCCACGGCCGAGGACCTACCCGATGCCAGCTTCGCCGGGCAGCTCGACTCCTTTCTGAACGTCcgcggcgaggaggcggTGCTGCAGGCCTGCCAGCGCTGCTATGCGTCTCTCTTCACTGACCGGGCGATCAGCTACCGGCAGACCATGGGCTTCGACCAGGTCAGTATCGCCCTGTCGGTTGGAGTACAGCGCATGGTTCGGTCTGACATTGGCGGTGCTGGAGTCCTTTTCTCGCTCGATCCAGACAGCGGCTTTAACCAGGTGGTCTTGATCAATGCTGCCTGGGGGCTGGGCGAAAATGTCGTGCAGGGGACAGTCACCCCGGACGAGTATCATGTCTTCAAGCCGCTTCTGCTGGCGGATCCCGGCCTGACCCCAATCATTGACCAGCGCTGTGGCGAaaaggcgatgaagatgatctACACTCAGGGAAggcatggagaagagggaaaagGATGCACGCGCAATGTGCCCACGTCCAAGGCTGAGCGAGAGGCGATGGTGCTGAGCCCGCGCGAGATCCTGCAGCTGGCACGCTGGGGATGTCTGATCGAGCAGCACTACGGCCGCCCGATGGACATGGAATGGGCCCGCGACGGCCTCACCGGCCAGCTGTTCATCGTCCAGGCCCGGCCGGAGACAGTACACTCGCGCCGGCGCGACCTCGATGTCTTCCAGCGCCACAAGCTGGTCGGCCCCCGCGGCCGCGAGCTCGTGCGCGGCCTCTCAGTGGGCGACGCTGCGGTTTCTGGGCGTGTCTGCCTGATCGAGACAGCCGACGAGATCAGTCAGTTCGTGCCTGGGTCCGTCTTGGTGACGGGGGCCACCGACCCGGACTGGGTGCCCATCATGAAGCAGGCTGCCGCCATCGTCACCGACCACGGCGGACGCACCTCACACGCGGCCATTATCAGTCGCGAGCTAGGCTTGCCTGCAGTCGTGGGCGCCGGCCGTGCCACCTACATGCTGCACTCGGACCAGGAGGTCACCGTCTCATGCGCCGAGGGCGACGCCGGCTTCGTCTACGAGGGCCTCTCAGAGATCCGCACCGAGACCATTGACCTTTCCAGTCTCGCGTtcccctcgccctcgccctcgtcgcACTCGACGCAGGTCATGCTGAACATGGCCAACCCGGCCGCCGCGTACCGCTGGTGGCGCCTTCCTGCCAGCGGTATCGGCCTTGCGCGCATGGAGTTTGTAGTCAGCAACAGCATCCAGGTGCATCCTATGGCGCTCGTGCACTTCGACGAGCTCCGCGACCCAGCAGCCAAGGACCAGATCGCACGGCTGACGGCGGGCTATCGCGACAAGCCCGCATACTTCGTCGACCGGCTGGCGCACGGGTTCGCGGCGCTGTGCGCGGCCGTGTACCCACGGCCCGCGATCCTGCGCCTTAGTGACTTCAAGACGAACGAGTACGCTGGTCTCATTGGGGGCTCGCAGTTCGAGCCGCGCGAGGAGAACCCGATGCTGGGCCTTCGGGGCGCCTCCCGATATTACTCGCCGCGGTACAGGGAGGCCTTTGCGCTCGAGTGTCGCGCAATCAAGCAGCTACGCCAGACCATCGGTTTCACGAACGCGATCGTCATGATCCCCTTCTGCCGGACTGTCGACGAGGCGCGGCGCGTGCTTGCGCTCATGGCCGAGAACGGGCTGGTGCGCGGCCAGGACGGGCTGCAGGTGTACATGATGTGCGAGATCCCGTCCAATGTCATTCTGGCCGCCGATTTTGCCGAGTATTTCGACGGCTTCTCGATCGGTTCTAACGATCTGACACAGCTGACGCTGGGCGTCGACCGGGATGCCGAGGAGCTGGCCCATCTGTTCAGCGAGCAGGACCGAGCCGTTCGGTGGATGATCGCTGAGGTTATCATGGTGTGCCGCAAGAAAGGCTGCAAGATCGGCCTCTGCGGCCAGGCGCCCAGTGACCGGCCGGAGTTTGCTCGCTTCTTGGTTCAGGCTGGCATCGATTCCATCTCTGTCAGTCCGGACAGCTTCGTCGCGGTGGCCAGGAATGTGCAGGCGGCGCTTTCTTCAGGTGAATCTCCAGCCTAG
- a CDS encoding protein ldhA (transcript_id=CADANIAT00007199): MDNLKRASRIAIVGVGQVGAAAAYALVLGSIADELLLVDTRAAWRDGQVRDLSDAAYASRSKTRVYSATYREASQCDIVVITAGSKYLYGQTSMDYLYRNTSIVRSIINEMKPFRSDTVLLIVANPVDLMTSLAKELSNLPSAQVLGSGTFLDSIRLRGLLADETGLAPNSLDLYVLGTHGDSAVAAWSCAAVGGVPLKDALGLEKRVEESLVEECKHRSQSIVRAKGATTFGIGSIVCSICASVLLDRHNVRPVSHYQPQHGCCFSLPAVLGRKGIVQTFPVPLSAAEQEGIAQSVGALKSTLNRVLEEEKGNRSTV, from the exons ATGGACAACCTGAAGAGGGCATCCCGAATTGCCATCGTTGGCGTCGGCCAGGTcggggctgcagctgcgtaCGCCCTTGTGCTCGGCTCTATTGCCGACGAACTGCTCCTGGTCGATACTCGCGCCGCATGGCGAGACGGACAGGTGCGCGATCTGTCCGACGCGGCGTACGCAAGCCGCAGCAAGACCCGCGTCTACAGCGCGACATACCGCGAGGCCAGCCAGTGCGACATTGTGGTCATCACGGCCGGGTCCAAGTACTTATACG GTCAAACCAGCATGGACTATTTGTACCGCAACACCAGCATTGTGCGCTCAATCATCAACGAGATGAAACCGTTCCGGTCCGATACCGTTCTCCTTATCGTCGCGAACCCCGTCGATCTCATGACCTCGCTGGCGAAGGAGCTCTCGAACCTGCCGTCCGCGCAGGTCCTGGGTTCCGGCACGTTCCTCGATTCGATCCGCCTTCGCGGGCTTCTGGCAGACGAAACCGGC CTTGCGCCCAACTCCCTGGACCTGTATGTCCTAGGCACCCACGGCGACTCGGCAGTGGCTGCTTGGTCGTGCGCCGCAGTAGGCGGAGTGCCCCTGAAGGATGCACTGGGGCTGGAGAAGCGGGTCGAGGAGAGCCTCGTCGAGGAGTGCAAGCACCGCTCGCAGAGCATTGTCCGTGCCAAAGGAGCGACGACGTTTGGAATCGGGTCGATCGTGTGTAGTATTTGTGCGTCGGTGCTGCTGGACAGGCACAACGTGCGGCCGGTCAGCCACTACCAGCCGCAGCACGGGTGCTGTTTCAGCTTGCCTGCTGTGCTGGGGAGGAAGGGCATTGTGCAGACATTTCCCGTCCCACTGTCAGCGGCGGAGCAGGAAGGGATTGCGCAGTCGGTGGGAGCATTGAAGAGTACGCTTAACCgtgtgctggaggaggagaaaggaaacaGGTCTACAGTGTAG
- a CDS encoding uncharacterized protein (transcript_id=CADANIAT00007200), with product MAKSNAVVWPTCIPVSVNSAIILTGTTGFVGTEVLHQALQHPSITSIVVLSRKQLPDSVTTDPKITVKIIDDFLSYPDSLLHDLIGAEACIWTLGLPYHSDIAFYRRVNVEYTLAAVRAFTESLTPSLEKPLRFIYCSGAAAVRDQEKPLWLMPQTRKIRGQVENELLEHAEKNAGKVEVYVLRPAMIFSTGWSLGWLLSGMTPSIAVDTLSRVMLDLAVNGGRVGRVVENKEMNAWDKT from the exons ATGGCAAAGAGCAATGCTGTTGTCTGGCCTACGTGCATTCCAGTTTCCGTTAACTCCGCC ATTATCCTTACAGGCACGACCGGCTTCGTCGGAACCGAAGTCCTCCACCAAGCTCTCCAGCATCCCTCCATCACATCGATCGTCGTTCTATCCCGCAAACAACTTCCTGACTCCGTTACTACGGACCCGAAAATCACTGTCAAGATTATCGATGACTTTCTTTCATATCCAGACTCGCTTCTCCATGACCTCATAGGTGCCGAAGCCTGTATCTG GACCCTTGGACTTCCCTACCACTCCGATATAGCCTTTTATCGCAGAGTTAATGTAGAATATACGCTCGCTGCCGTAAGAGCGTTCACTGAGTCTCTCACGCCGAGCTTAGAGAAACCACTGAGGTTCATCTACTGCAGCGGTGCAGCGGCCGTTCGAGACCAAGAAAAGCCCTTGTGGCTGATGCCACAGACACGCAAGATCAGG GGCCAAGTTGAGAATGAGCTCCTTGAACACGCCGAAAAGAATGCTGGCAAGGTTGAGGTTTATGTTCTCCGTCCGGCGATGATTTTCTCAACGGGCTGGTCGTTGGGCTGGCTTCTCTCTGGTATGACGCCGTCGATTGCGGTGGATACTCTGAGTAGGGTCATGTTGGACCTTGCCGTTAACGGGGGAAGGGTGGGGAGGGTAGTGGAAAACAAGGAAATGAATGCATGGGACAAGACGTag
- a CDS encoding 60S ribosomal protein eL19 (transcript_id=CADANIAT00007201): MVNLRTQKRLAASVVGCGKRKIWLDPNEMSEISNANSRQTIRKLVKDGLIIRKPVTMHSRSRARELNAARRIGRHRGLGKRKGTKEARMPSSLLWMRRMRVLRRLLVRYRAAGKIDKHLYHELYHLSKGNTFKHKRALIEHIQKAKAERHRERILKEEMDAKRAKNKALRERRQERLEAKRNALVGEEQE, from the exons AT GGTCAACCTTCGCACCCAGAAGCGCCTCGCCGCCTCCGTGGTTGGCTGCGGCAAGCGCAAGATTTGGCTCGACCCCAACGAGATGAGCGAAATCTCCAATGCCAACTCCCGCCAGACCATCCGCAAGCTCGTCAAGGACGGCCTCATCATCCGCAAGCCCGTCACCATGCACTCCCGTTCCCGTGCCCGTGAGCTCAACGCCGCCCGCCGGATCGGTCGTCACCGCGGTCTGGGTAAGCGCAAGGGTACCAAGGAGGCCCGTATGCCCAGCTCCCTCCTCTGGATGCGCCGCATGCGTGtcctccgccgtctcctCGTCCGCTACCGTGCCGCCGGCAAGATCGACAAGCACCTCTACCACGAGCTCTACCACCTCTCCAAGGGTAACACTTTCAAGCACAAGCGTGCCCTGATCGAACAC ATCcaaaaggccaaggctgAGAGGCACCGTGAGCGCATCCtcaaggaggagatggacgcTAAGCGTGCCAAGAACAAGGCTCTCCGTGAGCGACGACAGGAGCGTCTCGAGGCCAAGCGCAACGCTCTTGTtggcgaggagcaggagtaA